Genomic window (Candidatus Binatia bacterium):
GCCGCGCCGCCGAGCGACCTGTGGGTCGGCGCCGAGGCGTATCCCCATCCCCAGATCGCCGCCGCGCCGTTTACCCGAGTCGCGTTCTTCCCGGCATTTCAGCCGCTTGGCCTGCGCGGCGACGGCGGGGACGGAGCCGATCCCGACACGCGGGGATATCCCGGCGGCGTCGCCGCGCTCAACGAATATCTTCCCGCCTTTCCCGTCAACATGGCCCTGGCGCGCTACGAACAACGCGGCGACGTCGAGCCGCTGCGCGCGCTCGGGGTAGGGGAGGCAGTATCGCGCGGCTGGCTGATCTCCCGCGCGAACGACGTACGCATCCTCCTCGCGGCATCGCCGCCGCCGGCGACGGTCGCGACGCAAAGTGCATCCGTTCGCCGTCTCGCAAGCCCGCTGCCGTTGGTCTCGACGTGCGCGACGAGCCGCGTGGTCGCGTTGCCGACCACGCTAGATCAGTGCGACGTATTCTTCGCCGACGCGGGGCAATCGTATCCAGCCGTCGCGCCGCTATCCGCCGGAAGCGATTCGGTCGACCCGCGAACCGATTGGATCGACGCGCGCCTCGGATTCGCGAACTCCCCGGAGATCGCGCAGGGTCTCGGCGGAGTCTACACGCGTTCGCACGTCCCATTCCACATAGACGCCGGACCCTGGCTGCTTGCGTACGTCAGCGGCCGCTTGAACGATTCGAATGGCCGCACGATCTTCGCGAGTCGCGGCGAGTTCGCGTGGTTGCCGATTTCCCCGGGCGGCGAATCGGTGGTTTGCGACGGACTGTGCGAGCTCGTCGCGCTGAGCCGATCGCTCCCTGCGCTCGCGCCGAAGGCGTCGAGCGACGCGATCTCGGCGACGCCGTTTCGCGCGATCTTTCCTTGGCTATACGTCGTGAACGACGCTCCGGCCGCTGCGCTCCTGCGCCTGAACGAAAGCTACGACGCCGCGTGGGCGGCGGTGCGTTCTTGGCGCGCGTTGCCGCACGTCCGCGTGGACATGGCGGCGAACGGCTGGATCGTAGGCACCCGGTCGCCGGCTCCGATAATTATCGTACAGTTAACTTCCCTTATACAGATGCTTGCCGAACTCTGCGGCATCGTTTGCATAGTGTGGCTCTTGAAGGCGGCCCCGCGAGCGCCGACGAAACGCGGGCCGTGACAGTGACTACTCAAGTACCGTTCGTCGATCTGCGCGCTCAGTTCACGGCATTGCGCGACGAGATCGTTCCTCGCGTGCAACGCGTCATGGAGGACGCGAGCTTCATTTTGGGTCCCGACGTCGGCCGCTTCGAAGAAAATTTCGCGCGCTACGTGGGCGCGCGGCATTGCGTCGGCGTCGAGTCCGGAACCGCCGCGCTGCAGCTCGCGCTGCAGGCCCTCGACATTGGTCCGGGCGATCAGGTGATCATCCCGGCAAACACCTATATCGCCTCGGCCATCGCCGTTTCGGCGATCGGCGCGGAGCCGGTGCTCGTCGAATCCGACGAAAACTACCTAATCGATGCGTCGCGGCTCGAATCCGCGCTGACGCGGCGAACGAAGGCCGTGATGCCCGTGCACCTGTACGGCCAAGTCGCTCCGATGGAGCCGATCTTGAATTTCGCGCAGCGCCACGGCCTTCGCGTGATCGAAGATGCGTGTCAGTCGCACGGTGCGCTACGCGATGGGAAGGCGGCGGGGAGCTTCGGCGACTTCGGATGCTTCAGCTTCTATCCAGGCAAGAATCTGGGCGCCTACGGCGACGCCGGCGCGATCGTGACGAACGACGCCGGACTCGCCGACAAGCTTATCCTGTTGCGCGACTTCGGCCAGCGCAGGAAGTACGAACATCTCGTAAAGGCCGGCAACTGCCGTCTCGATTCCATTCAGGCCGCCGTCCTTGACGTCAAGCTGCGCCATCTGGATCGGTGGAACGCCGCGCGGCGGCGCCACGCGCGCCGCTACGACGCGAAGCTCTCGGAGATCGGCATCACACCGCCCCCGCGGATCACCGACGACGGGCACGTCTACCATCTCTACGTCATCGAGGTAGAGAACCGCGCCAACGTGCAGAGCGTTCTGGGCGAGCGCGGCATCGCGACGGGGATCCACTATCCGGTGCCGATTCATTTGCAACCCGCCTACGCGGATCTGCGGCTCGGGCCGGGCGCGTTCCCGCGCACGGAACGCGCCGCGGAGCGCATCCTCTCGCTCCCAATGTTTCCCGAGCTCACCGACGAGCAGATCGACCTCGTGGTCGGCGCGATCGACGACGCCCGGCGTCTCGTGCACGCCTAGGCGCACGCCGCTGGAGACCGCCATGCCTCGCGAACTCCGGGCGGCCGTCGTGGGGGCGGGCTATTGGGGACCGAATTTGGTCCGCAATTTTCACGCCTCGGACTCCTGGAGCGTCGCCTGCATCGTCGACAGCGATCCCGCGCGGTTGGAGAAGCTGTCGCGACTCTATCCGCACGTCGCCGTGCATCGTACGATTGAGGCTGCGCTGCAAGACGGCGCGGTCGACGCCGTCGCGATCGCGACGCCGCCGCGCACGCATCACGCCCTCGCCGCGCAGGCGATCGAGGCCGGCAAGCACGTCCTGGTCGAGAAGCCGCTGGCGGAGAGCTACGAGTCCGCCTGCGATCTCCTCCAGCGGGCCCAGCGCCGCGGCGTGCGATTGATGACCGACCACACCTTCCTATACACCGGGTCGGTCGAGAAGCTGCGTGCACTGCGCGAAAGCGGCGAGCTCGGCCGCATCTACTACATCGACTCCGTGCGGGTCAATCTCGGGCTCTTCCAGGAAAGTAACGTCGTGTGGGATCTCGGGCCTCACGACGTTTCGATCGTCAACTACGTCTTGGGCGAAGAGCCGTGGGCAGTTTCGCTGCAGCTCGCGGCATGCGTTCACGCCGAAACGCCCGATGTCGCGTTTCTCACCATGTGGTATCCGAGCGGTTGCATCGCGCACGTTCATTTGAGCTGGCTCTCGCCGGTCAAGGTCCGCCGCACGACGATTTCGGCCAGCCGTAAGATGGCCGTCTGGGATGACGTCGATCCGAACGAGAAGATCTACATCTACGACAAAGGCGTCGTGCTGGATCCGACGAGCTCGACGCTGCAGCAGCAGATGGTCTCGTACCGCCTCGGCGACCTGAACGTTCCGCTCGTAGACAACCGCGAGGCCCTCGGAAAGCTCGTCGAGGACTTCGCGCGCTCGATCCGTGACGGCGCGCCGACGCGGTCCGACGGCCGTTTTGGCGCCGGCGTGGTTCGCGTCATCGAAGGCGCGCTGCGCTCCGCCCAAGGCGGCAGCGCGCGAATCGAGCTCGACCCCGCGGCGGTCTCGTGAGGTGAACACGCCGGGCGTGCGCTTCTCGATGATCGTGCCGGCGCTCAACGAGGCGAACCGGCTTCCCGTTCTGCTCGAGTCGATACGGCGCCAGCGTTATCCCAGAGAGCTGATCGAGCTGTTGGTCGCGGACGGCGGCTCGACCGACGCCACGGTCACCGTCGCGCAGTCCTACGGCGCGACCGTCGTTCCCAACCCGATACGCCGGGCCGAACCCGGCGTGGGCATGTTGATGGAGCGCGCGACCGGGGACGTCGCGGTGATTCTCGCGGCAGATAACGTGCTGCACGACGACCTCTTTCTCGACCGGCTCTCGCGACCGTTCGCCGATCCCCGGATCGCCGCGGCGTTTCCGGCGCTCGTAAACACGCCGGCCGACGGCGCGACGACGCGATATTTCAACGCCTTTAGCGATCCCTTCAATCACTTCGCCTACGGCGGAGCGACCTCGCCCATATCCTATGGACGCACGTACCGCGTGAGGCGGCGCACCCACGACTACGTCGTGTACGATTTCGCCTCCGGCCCCGTGCCCCTGATCGCGTTGGCGCAGGCGTTCGCGATTCGGCTGCCCTACCGCAAGCCGACCGGGACGGACGAAGACGACGTCGCGCCGGTAGAGATGCTGATCGGAGCGGGACGCGAGATCGCGTTCGTGCCGGGCGCGATGCTCGAGCACCACACCGTGGGTGGAATCGGCGACGCCTTGCGCAAGTTCGGACCGCGGTTTCGCGCGCGCATGACCGATGCGGGACAACCGATGTGGGGCCGGTTGCGCTCCTCGCGCCGCGCGCAACGCTCGCGCGCGTATCTGTGGCCATTCTATTCGGTCAGTTTCGTCTTTCCGCTCGTGGCGGCGCTGTACGGCTTGGCGCGCGACCGCCGCACCGAGTGGCTCTATCATCCGTTCGTGAGCGCGGCGTTCGGGTTCGAGTTTTGGCGGCAGGCGACGATCGTGGCATTCGAGCGTCTGAAGTTAGGTGCGACTCGTGCCCATTGATCCGAGCGTCGTGTTGGGCAAGGGCGTCACGATCTATCACGAGAGTCTGGTCAACCTCTACGGCTGCCGCGTGGGCGACGACACGAAGATCGGGGCCTTCGTAGAGATACAGAAAAAGGCGATCGTGGGGAGCCGCTGCAAGATCTCGTCGCATACGTTCGTGTGCGAGGGCGTGACGATCGAGGACGAGGTCTTCGTCGGCCACGGCGTGATGTTCGTCAACGACCGGTATCCGCGGGCGACGAATCCGGACGGCTCGTTGCAGAGCGAGGCAGACTGGAGCGTCCTGCCCACCAAGGTGTGCCGCGGTGCGTCGATCGGCAGCAACGCCACCATCTTGCCGAACCTGACGATCGGGGAGCACGCGCTGGTCGGCGCGGGCGCCGTGGTGACGCGCGACGTCCCGGACTTCGCAATCGTCGCCGGCGTGCCGGCGCGCGTCGTGGGGTCTACGCGGCCGTCATAGCGGCGATGCGTCGTGGGGTAGCCAGCGCAGCCGAAGATCCCTCACCTGGATAGTTCCCGAGTGGTGGAAGATGTAGAACCGGTTGTCGGGACCGACGTAGACCGTGTCGTTGGTCAGCGGAACCCGGCCGTAGAAGACGATGACGTTGGTCTCGGGACTATAGACCGCCCTCCATTGGTATCCGGAGGGCAAATGCGCGTAGTCGTAGTGAGAGGAGGGGGCACAGCTCGCGACGATCGTCGCGAGGCTCGATATGATGAGGCGCCTTAAGCGGCGGCCCGTTAGTACGACCGCACGTTGCGCAGACCGGCGGCTCTAAAGGCCGTTACGACCGCCTGCGTATCCGCTCCGGCGTCGGGGTAAAGGACCACGGCTCGGCCATCCGCGACGGCCTGATCGAAATTGTCGACCTCGTCCGGCGGAATCGCGAAACCGGTGAGAAAGCGCGAGCTGCCGGCGCGGTGCGAGAACGAACCCAGCGTCGCCTGCCGGCTGCCGATTCCCGGAACGCCCGTGCCGCCCGAGTCGCCCATGATTCCCATGCCTTTCGTCATGTCGTCGGCGAGGGAGTTCGACTCCATATCGGCAGCCACGTCGACGAACTCAAGCGCCGTCGAATCCGTGTCGGTGGCGGCGCTGCTCACGACCTTGACCTTGCTAAGATCGAGCTGCTGCGCCGAAAGGGCGCTCTCGAGTGCTTTCGGGTCGGATTGGGGAAAGATACCGACGACCAAGCCTTCTGTCACGCGACGGGACTCCTTGTAGCGACCTACGACCCCACTAGCCTTTGTAGACTCGGATGGCGTGTGCGAGGCGTTCGACGCCGATTCGGATATTCTTCTCCGACGCGTTGGAAAAATTCAAGCGCATGCCGTCGTGCACGTTGCGGCCAGGATAGAAATTGACTCCCGGTACGAAGACGACTTTCGATTGGGCGGAGATGCGCAATAGCTCCGTCGTGTCGACGCCGGGGACGGTTACCCACAAGAACATTCCGCCCTTGGGGCGCGTAAAGCTGACCCGCTCCGGCATGAACTCCGCGAGCGCCGACGCCATGACGCCGCGGCGCACCGAGTACGTCGCGGCGATGTTTCGGACGTGCGCGTCGAAGGCGTCGCCGTCCCGGGCGTACTGGTAGAAGACGTATTGCGCGAACGTGCCGCTGTGCAGGTCGGCGCCCTGCTTCGCCAGGACGACCTTCTCGCGGATCTCTTCGTCCGGGATCACGAGCCATGCGATCCGCATGCCGGGCGCCATGATCTTGCTCGCGGTACCCGAGTAGATGATCGGCCCCGTGGTTTCGTACGAGAGCAGCGACGGCAAGTCGTTCCCTTCGAAGCGGAGTTCGTTGTAGGGATCGTCCTCGACGATCGGCAGCCCGAACTCCTCGCAGATACGGACGACGCGCTCGCGCCGCGGCCCCGAGAGCGTTCGTCCCGTCGGGTTCTGGAAGTTCGGAACGAGATAGAGAAACTTCGGGAACGGGTCGGCGTGCTCCAGGACGCGCTCGAGGGAATCGGGCA
Coding sequences:
- a CDS encoding DegT/DnrJ/EryC1/StrS family aminotransferase yields the protein MTVTTQVPFVDLRAQFTALRDEIVPRVQRVMEDASFILGPDVGRFEENFARYVGARHCVGVESGTAALQLALQALDIGPGDQVIIPANTYIASAIAVSAIGAEPVLVESDENYLIDASRLESALTRRTKAVMPVHLYGQVAPMEPILNFAQRHGLRVIEDACQSHGALRDGKAAGSFGDFGCFSFYPGKNLGAYGDAGAIVTNDAGLADKLILLRDFGQRRKYEHLVKAGNCRLDSIQAAVLDVKLRHLDRWNAARRRHARRYDAKLSEIGITPPPRITDDGHVYHLYVIEVENRANVQSVLGERGIATGIHYPVPIHLQPAYADLRLGPGAFPRTERAAERILSLPMFPELTDEQIDLVVGAIDDARRLVHA
- a CDS encoding Gfo/Idh/MocA family oxidoreductase, coding for MPRELRAAVVGAGYWGPNLVRNFHASDSWSVACIVDSDPARLEKLSRLYPHVAVHRTIEAALQDGAVDAVAIATPPRTHHALAAQAIEAGKHVLVEKPLAESYESACDLLQRAQRRGVRLMTDHTFLYTGSVEKLRALRESGELGRIYYIDSVRVNLGLFQESNVVWDLGPHDVSIVNYVLGEEPWAVSLQLAACVHAETPDVAFLTMWYPSGCIAHVHLSWLSPVKVRRTTISASRKMAVWDDVDPNEKIYIYDKGVVLDPTSSTLQQQMVSYRLGDLNVPLVDNREALGKLVEDFARSIRDGAPTRSDGRFGAGVVRVIEGALRSAQGGSARIELDPAAVS
- a CDS encoding glycosyltransferase is translated as MNTPGVRFSMIVPALNEANRLPVLLESIRRQRYPRELIELLVADGGSTDATVTVAQSYGATVVPNPIRRAEPGVGMLMERATGDVAVILAADNVLHDDLFLDRLSRPFADPRIAAAFPALVNTPADGATTRYFNAFSDPFNHFAYGGATSPISYGRTYRVRRRTHDYVVYDFASGPVPLIALAQAFAIRLPYRKPTGTDEDDVAPVEMLIGAGREIAFVPGAMLEHHTVGGIGDALRKFGPRFRARMTDAGQPMWGRLRSSRRAQRSRAYLWPFYSVSFVFPLVAALYGLARDRRTEWLYHPFVSAAFGFEFWRQATIVAFERLKLGATRAH
- a CDS encoding acyltransferase translates to MPIDPSVVLGKGVTIYHESLVNLYGCRVGDDTKIGAFVEIQKKAIVGSRCKISSHTFVCEGVTIEDEVFVGHGVMFVNDRYPRATNPDGSLQSEADWSVLPTKVCRGASIGSNATILPNLTIGEHALVGAGAVVTRDVPDFAIVAGVPARVVGSTRPS
- a CDS encoding PLP-dependent aminotransferase family protein, which gives rise to MTTISRAARFAERTAHLRASTIREMLKVTQQPDVISFGGGLPAPELFPTTAIGEAAREVMEHYGPAALQYSVTEGIPEMRKWVAERLTRRLGRIVDAESVSIVNGSQQGLDLVGKVFLDPGDHVVLEDPSYLGAIQAFDAYQTRYLTVDADEEGLVPDSLERVLEHADPFPKFLYLVPNFQNPTGRTLSGPRRERVVRICEEFGLPIVEDDPYNELRFEGNDLPSLLSYETTGPIIYSGTASKIMAPGMRIAWLVIPDEEIREKVVLAKQGADLHSGTFAQYVFYQYARDGDAFDAHVRNIAATYSVRRGVMASALAEFMPERVSFTRPKGGMFLWVTVPGVDTTELLRISAQSKVVFVPGVNFYPGRNVHDGMRLNFSNASEKNIRIGVERLAHAIRVYKG